In Ruania zhangjianzhongii, the following proteins share a genomic window:
- a CDS encoding DUF485 domain-containing protein: MHDDSPGAAPPQGAAVVGDPPRERVVTQEDYERAQASPEFQELRRRVRAFAFPMTAAFLLWYLTYVLLSTYAVEFMSTPVIGHVNIGLLFGLGQFVTTFLITFLYVRHANRRLDPIADKIRTELETGDL, from the coding sequence GTGCACGATGACAGCCCCGGCGCCGCGCCGCCGCAAGGCGCCGCCGTCGTCGGTGATCCGCCCAGGGAGCGGGTTGTCACCCAGGAGGACTACGAGCGCGCTCAAGCCTCCCCGGAGTTCCAGGAGCTGCGCCGGCGGGTGCGTGCGTTCGCCTTCCCGATGACGGCGGCGTTCCTGCTCTGGTACCTGACCTATGTGCTGCTGTCCACCTATGCGGTGGAGTTCATGTCCACGCCGGTGATCGGCCACGTGAACATCGGCCTGCTGTTCGGCCTGGGCCAGTTCGTCACCACCTTCCTGATCACGTTCCTGTACGTGCGGCACGCGAACCGCCGGCTGGACCCGATCGCGGACAAGATCCGCACCGAGCTGGAAACGGGGGACCTCTGA
- a CDS encoding solute symporter family protein produces MDIGNSAVNFGIFGLFVAATMVIVIRASRNNKSAADFYAGGRAFTGQQNGIAISGDYLSAASFLGIAGAVAVYGYDGFLYSIGFLVAWLVALLLVAELLRNTGRFTMADVLSFRMRQRPVRTAAASSTLAVSFFYLLAQMAGAGGLVALLLGVTDRGGQSIVIAIVGAIMVFYVLVGGMKGTTWVQIVKAVLLIIGAAVMTVWIMAQHNFNLSELLGHAVATAGEGGANLLDPMNKYGGSEVAKLDFISLALALVLGTAGLPHVLMRFYTVPTAKEARRSVTWAIALIGLFYLFTLVLGFGAGALVGADEILAAPGGVNSAAPLLAYELGGTILLGVISAVAFATILAVVAGLTITASASFAHDLYTNVFKKGKEDPQKEVKVARRAAVVIGAVAIVGGVVANGQNIAFLVALAFAVAASANLPVILYSLFWKRFNTSGALWAIYGGLVTAVTLIVFSPAVSGKPVDPSTGRSPSMIQGVDFHWFPLDNPGLVSIPAGFFFGWLGTMISKEFNKAKYAEMEVRSLTGTGAEKATVAH; encoded by the coding sequence ATGGATATCGGCAACAGTGCCGTGAACTTCGGCATCTTCGGGCTGTTCGTGGCGGCCACGATGGTGATCGTGATCCGCGCTTCCCGGAACAACAAGAGTGCGGCGGACTTCTACGCTGGCGGGCGGGCCTTCACCGGTCAGCAGAACGGCATCGCGATCTCCGGTGACTACCTCTCCGCGGCCTCCTTCCTCGGCATCGCCGGGGCCGTGGCTGTCTACGGCTACGACGGGTTCCTGTACTCGATCGGCTTCCTGGTGGCCTGGCTGGTGGCGCTGCTGCTGGTTGCCGAGCTGCTGCGGAACACCGGCCGGTTCACGATGGCCGATGTGCTCTCCTTCCGGATGCGGCAGCGGCCGGTGCGCACCGCAGCGGCCTCCTCCACGCTGGCGGTCTCGTTCTTCTACCTGCTCGCGCAGATGGCCGGTGCCGGTGGGCTGGTGGCGCTGCTGCTCGGGGTCACCGACCGCGGCGGGCAGTCGATCGTGATCGCGATCGTCGGCGCGATCATGGTGTTCTACGTGCTGGTCGGCGGGATGAAGGGCACCACCTGGGTACAGATCGTCAAGGCGGTGCTGCTGATCATCGGGGCCGCCGTGATGACGGTGTGGATCATGGCCCAGCACAACTTCAACCTCTCCGAGCTGCTCGGGCACGCCGTGGCCACCGCCGGTGAGGGCGGTGCCAATCTGCTGGACCCGATGAACAAGTACGGCGGCTCGGAGGTCGCCAAGCTGGACTTCATCTCGCTGGCGCTCGCTCTGGTCCTCGGCACCGCCGGGCTGCCGCACGTACTGATGCGGTTCTACACCGTGCCCACAGCGAAAGAGGCACGCCGGTCGGTGACCTGGGCGATCGCGTTGATCGGCCTGTTCTACCTGTTCACCCTGGTGCTCGGCTTCGGCGCGGGAGCGCTGGTCGGCGCGGACGAGATCCTCGCCGCTCCGGGTGGAGTGAACTCGGCTGCTCCCCTGCTGGCCTACGAGCTCGGCGGGACGATCCTGCTCGGGGTGATCTCCGCCGTCGCGTTCGCCACCATCCTGGCGGTGGTGGCGGGACTGACGATCACCGCCTCGGCCTCCTTCGCCCACGATCTGTATACCAACGTCTTCAAGAAGGGTAAGGAGGACCCGCAGAAGGAGGTGAAGGTCGCCCGCCGGGCCGCCGTGGTGATCGGCGCTGTCGCGATCGTCGGCGGTGTGGTCGCCAACGGGCAGAACATCGCGTTCCTGGTGGCCCTGGCCTTCGCAGTGGCGGCCAGCGCGAACCTGCCGGTGATCCTGTACTCGCTGTTCTGGAAGCGGTTCAACACCTCCGGCGCTCTCTGGGCGATCTACGGCGGACTGGTCACCGCGGTCACGCTGATCGTCTTCTCCCCCGCGGTCTCCGGCAAGCCGGTGGACCCGAGCACCGGGCGCAGCCCGTCGATGATCCAAGGGGTGGACTTCCACTGGTTCCCATTGGACAACCCGGGCCTGGTCTCCATTCCGGCTGGCTTCTTCTTCGGTTGGCTCGGCACGATGATCTCCAAGGAGTTCAACAAGGCCAAGTACGCCGAGATGGAGGTGCGCTCCCTCACCGGTACCGGCGCGGAGAAGGCCACAGTGGCGCACTGA
- a CDS encoding polyprenyl synthetase family protein has product MTQPGLPLGDGDLQAQLATELEDIEQRLQAAARSADPLVDPSAHHLLDAGGKRIRPMLVLLTSQFGSGVNDQVRAAAVATELTHLATLYHDDVMDSAPLRRGAPSAHEVWGNSVAILTGDLLFAKASRIVADLGPQAVRIQAEAFERLVLGQLHETLGPAEGEDPTAHYLQVLADKTGSLIAAAAHYGTILSGAAPEIETATVAYAEKVGIAFQLADDVIDLVSDAETTGKTPGTDLREGVPTMPVLLLRRQASAGELDDAGRQLLADLDGDLSSDEMLADVLSRLTAHPVLAEAREMARDWAAGAVAELDLLPASETRTALDEFAHLLVDRLA; this is encoded by the coding sequence GTGACCCAGCCCGGCCTGCCGCTGGGCGACGGCGACCTCCAGGCACAGCTCGCCACCGAGCTCGAGGACATCGAGCAGCGGTTGCAGGCGGCTGCCCGCAGCGCCGACCCGCTGGTGGACCCCTCCGCCCACCACCTGCTGGACGCCGGTGGGAAACGGATCCGACCGATGCTGGTACTGCTCACCAGCCAGTTCGGTAGCGGGGTGAACGATCAGGTGCGGGCCGCCGCGGTGGCCACCGAGCTCACCCATCTGGCCACGCTGTACCACGATGACGTGATGGACTCCGCGCCGCTGCGGCGCGGAGCGCCCTCCGCGCACGAGGTGTGGGGCAACTCGGTGGCGATCCTCACCGGCGACCTGCTGTTCGCCAAGGCGTCCCGGATCGTGGCCGACCTCGGGCCGCAGGCGGTGCGGATCCAGGCCGAAGCCTTCGAACGGCTCGTGCTCGGTCAGCTGCACGAGACCCTCGGCCCGGCCGAGGGTGAGGACCCGACCGCGCACTACCTGCAGGTGCTCGCGGACAAGACCGGTTCCTTGATCGCCGCGGCCGCGCACTACGGCACCATCCTGTCCGGTGCTGCGCCGGAGATCGAGACCGCCACAGTGGCGTACGCGGAGAAGGTCGGTATCGCCTTCCAGCTCGCCGACGACGTGATCGACCTGGTCTCCGACGCTGAGACCACTGGGAAGACGCCGGGTACCGACCTGCGCGAGGGCGTGCCGACGATGCCGGTGCTGCTGCTGCGCCGTCAGGCCAGCGCCGGAGAGCTGGACGACGCCGGGCGGCAGCTGCTGGCCGATCTGGATGGCGACCTGTCCTCGGACGAGATGCTCGCCGACGTGCTGAGCCGGCTGACCGCGCACCCCGTGCTGGCCGAAGCGCGGGAGATGGCGCGCGACTGGGCCGCCGGTGCGGTGGCCGAGCTCGACCTGCTGCCGGCGAGCGAGACCCGCACCGCTCTCGACGAGTTCGCGCACCTGCTGGTGGACCGGCTCGCCTGA
- the nuoN gene encoding NADH-quinone oxidoreductase subunit NuoN, translating into MNSFVPPEIAWAALSPVLIVLGAAVVGVLIEAFVTGKARRAVQVLLAVLALGASLVTVAWRWTVVQAQGPASLVAGAVVEDAPALLAQGIILICAFVGVLVIAERSGGEDAFAPTASAVPGSAYETQARRLGLVQTEAYPLVLFSVGGMLIFPAATDLLTLFIALEVLSLPLYLLSGLARRRRLLSQEASLKYFLLGAFSSAFFLMGVALLYGYSGSVHLTDVATAVPQMVGLDGVLLAGVILVVIGLLFKVGAVPFHSWVPDVYQGAPTPITGFMAACTKIAAFAALVRFLYVVAPGLSWDLSPALWIIAILTMLVGTVLGIVQTDIKRMLAYSSVAHAGFVLLGVVAWTTSGISSVWVYLLVYGLATVGAFGLVSLVRERDAEGNVTAEAGHLSQWAGLGRRHPVVALCFTLFLLSFAGIPLTAGFIGKYVVFAAAVEGGAWPLVLLAVAASAAAAFFYVRVIVLMFFTQPNEEAQGARATVVRTEGLSVVAVAVCALGTLALGLFPGPLLDLAANATQFLL; encoded by the coding sequence ATGAATTCCTTCGTCCCGCCGGAGATCGCCTGGGCGGCGCTCAGCCCGGTCCTCATCGTGCTGGGTGCGGCCGTCGTGGGTGTGCTGATCGAGGCCTTCGTGACCGGGAAGGCCCGCCGCGCCGTGCAGGTGCTGCTCGCCGTGCTCGCCCTCGGTGCCTCACTGGTGACCGTCGCCTGGCGATGGACCGTGGTGCAGGCCCAGGGCCCGGCCTCACTGGTGGCCGGTGCCGTGGTGGAGGACGCCCCGGCGCTGCTCGCGCAGGGGATCATCCTCATCTGCGCGTTCGTCGGAGTACTGGTGATCGCCGAGCGCTCCGGTGGCGAGGACGCGTTCGCACCGACCGCCTCGGCAGTACCCGGGTCCGCCTATGAGACCCAGGCGCGCCGCCTCGGCCTGGTGCAGACCGAGGCCTACCCGCTGGTGCTGTTCTCCGTGGGCGGGATGCTGATCTTCCCCGCGGCCACGGACCTGTTGACGCTGTTCATCGCGCTCGAGGTGCTCTCCCTCCCGCTGTACCTGCTCTCCGGACTGGCCCGCCGCCGTCGCCTGCTCTCTCAGGAAGCCTCACTGAAGTACTTCCTCCTCGGCGCGTTCTCCTCGGCGTTCTTCCTGATGGGTGTGGCGCTGCTGTACGGCTACTCCGGATCGGTGCACCTGACCGACGTCGCCACCGCCGTGCCGCAGATGGTCGGTCTGGACGGGGTGTTGCTGGCCGGCGTGATCCTGGTGGTCATCGGCCTGCTGTTCAAGGTCGGCGCCGTGCCGTTCCACTCCTGGGTGCCGGACGTGTACCAGGGCGCCCCGACCCCGATCACCGGGTTCATGGCCGCCTGCACCAAGATCGCCGCGTTCGCCGCCCTGGTGCGGTTCCTCTACGTGGTGGCCCCGGGGCTGAGCTGGGACCTGAGCCCGGCGCTGTGGATCATTGCGATCCTCACCATGCTGGTGGGGACCGTGCTGGGCATCGTGCAGACCGACATCAAGCGGATGCTCGCCTACTCCTCGGTGGCGCACGCCGGCTTCGTCCTGCTCGGTGTCGTGGCCTGGACCACCTCGGGGATCAGCTCGGTGTGGGTCTACCTGCTGGTCTACGGCCTCGCGACCGTGGGCGCCTTCGGCCTGGTGTCGCTGGTGCGGGAGCGGGACGCCGAGGGCAACGTGACCGCTGAGGCTGGGCACCTGAGCCAGTGGGCCGGGCTCGGCCGCCGGCACCCGGTGGTGGCGCTCTGCTTCACCCTGTTCCTGCTCTCCTTCGCCGGTATCCCGCTGACTGCTGGGTTCATCGGCAAGTACGTGGTCTTCGCCGCCGCCGTGGAGGGTGGGGCGTGGCCCCTGGTGCTGCTCGCCGTGGCTGCCTCGGCCGCTGCGGCGTTCTTCTACGTGCGGGTGATCGTGCTGATGTTCTTCACCCAGCCGAACGAGGAGGCTCAGGGCGCCCGGGCCACTGTGGTGCGCACCGAAGGACTGAGCGTGGTGGCGGTGGCGGTCTGCGCCCTCGGCACTCTGGCGCTCGGCCTGTTCCCCGGTCCGCTGCTCGACCTGGCTGCGAACGCCACGCAGTTCCTGCTGTGA
- a CDS encoding NADH-quinone oxidoreductase subunit M, whose product MPAQLADLPWLTILIALPALAAALIWLVPALRTIARPLGLAVSLLVLIGAVVMAAGFDTAAGGYQFTETYTWIGQLGASWAVGLNGMGLVLVLLAVVLVPIVMLASWNEVKLPEGIKAEAAEKALAYRRAGYVALLLLLLAMMIGVFAARDLFLFYILFEAMLVPIYFMIGAYGGAGRRAAAVKFLLYGLAGGLVMLAGVVMVAVRSGGGEGALLLDNLADVAGGDTPAAQMWLFLAFFVAFAIKAPMVPVHTWLPDSAGQAPPGTSALLVGVLDKVGTFGMIAICLPLFPAASSAAAPAIIVLAIISIIYGGILAIGQHDLMRMIAFSSVSHFGFIVMGIYVGTQTAMVGAMLYMVAHGVTIAALFFISGFLTQRGGSQDMRTYGGMQRVTRVIAGTWLFAGLASLALPGLSGFVPEYLVFLGSFEAHWAYGVFAVIGVVLSALYILLAYKRVFTGPVEPARAALTDAGGRERWAIVPLAVLVLFLGFFPAPVLDLITGTADQFVAILGSAS is encoded by the coding sequence ATGCCTGCACAACTCGCTGACCTTCCCTGGCTCACGATCCTGATCGCGCTGCCGGCGCTGGCCGCTGCCCTGATCTGGCTGGTGCCAGCGCTGCGCACGATCGCCCGCCCGCTCGGCCTCGCGGTCAGCCTGCTGGTGCTGATCGGGGCCGTGGTGATGGCCGCTGGGTTCGACACCGCGGCTGGTGGCTACCAGTTTACCGAGACCTACACCTGGATCGGCCAGCTCGGCGCATCCTGGGCAGTGGGTCTGAACGGCATGGGCCTGGTGCTCGTGCTGCTCGCCGTGGTGCTGGTGCCGATCGTGATGCTCGCCTCCTGGAACGAGGTGAAGCTGCCCGAGGGGATCAAGGCCGAGGCCGCCGAGAAGGCGCTCGCCTACCGGCGCGCCGGGTACGTGGCGCTGCTGCTGCTGCTGCTCGCGATGATGATCGGCGTGTTCGCCGCCCGCGACCTGTTCCTCTTCTACATCCTGTTCGAGGCCATGCTGGTGCCGATCTACTTCATGATCGGTGCCTACGGCGGGGCAGGGCGCCGCGCTGCCGCAGTGAAGTTCCTGCTCTACGGCCTGGCCGGCGGTCTGGTGATGCTGGCCGGTGTGGTGATGGTGGCGGTGCGGTCCGGCGGCGGCGAAGGTGCGCTGCTCCTGGACAACCTGGCGGACGTCGCTGGCGGGGACACCCCGGCAGCACAGATGTGGCTGTTCCTGGCCTTCTTCGTGGCGTTCGCGATCAAGGCCCCGATGGTTCCGGTGCACACCTGGCTGCCGGACTCGGCCGGGCAGGCGCCACCAGGGACCTCCGCGCTGCTGGTGGGTGTGCTGGACAAGGTCGGCACGTTCGGCATGATCGCGATCTGCCTGCCGCTGTTCCCGGCCGCTTCCTCGGCCGCCGCACCGGCGATCATCGTGCTGGCAATCATCTCGATCATCTACGGCGGCATCCTGGCCATCGGCCAGCACGACCTGATGCGGATGATCGCCTTCTCCTCGGTGTCCCACTTCGGCTTCATCGTGATGGGCATCTACGTGGGCACGCAGACCGCGATGGTCGGCGCGATGCTGTACATGGTTGCCCACGGGGTCACGATCGCCGCCCTGTTCTTCATCTCCGGGTTCCTCACCCAGCGTGGGGGCAGCCAGGACATGCGCACCTATGGCGGGATGCAGCGGGTGACCCGGGTGATCGCCGGTACCTGGCTGTTTGCCGGGCTCGCCTCGCTGGCACTGCCCGGGCTGAGCGGGTTCGTGCCGGAGTACCTGGTGTTCCTCGGGAGCTTCGAGGCGCACTGGGCCTACGGTGTGTTCGCCGTGATCGGTGTGGTGCTCTCCGCGCTGTACATCCTGCTGGCCTACAAGCGGGTCTTCACCGGCCCGGTGGAGCCGGCCCGGGCAGCGCTGACCGATGCCGGCGGACGGGAACGGTGGGCGATCGTTCCGCTCGCCGTCCTGGTGCTGTTCCTCGGCTTCTTCCCGGCCCCGGTGCTCGACCTGATCACCGGCACGGCTGACCAGTTCGTCGCGATCCTCGGGAGCGCCTCATGA
- the nuoL gene encoding NADH-quinone oxidoreductase subunit L — protein sequence MNLTNLAWVLIAAPMLGAAVLLLAGRRSNPWGHWLGVLASAVSAVLAIGILVELLGRSADDRVSQITLYSWIPAGDLNVDVGLLIDPLSVTFALLITFVGTLIHIYAVAYMADDPDRRRFFAYLNLFIASMLVLVLADSYALLFLGWEGVGLASYLLIGFWNQRTEYAVAANKAFFMNRVGDMGLLVAMMLMFATFGAVDYETVFNAADGTNEGVLTATGLMLLLGACGKSAQFPLQAWLGDAMAGPTPVSALIHAATMVTAGVYLVVRSGPIFEGSATAQLVVVIVGAVTLLFGAIVGCAKDDLKKALAASTMSQIGYMMLAAGLGPIGYAFAIFHLITHGFFKAGMFLGAGSVMHGMNDTINMRGFGNLSKYMKITWITFAAGWLAILGIPPFSGFWSKDKIIETAFVGDGWQPWVFGSVALLGAGITAFYMSRLFFMTFHGKARWNDGKNDLPGPEQHPHESPALMTIPMILLAVGSVALGGLLMIGDAFTTWLEPVTGHVEHHAPVLPVPVIMAATLVLVLLGAFLAWRQYAASQVPISPPAGSWLTRAARADLYQDATNETMVGRPGEHLTRVLTYADTAVVDGAVNGLGSGAVGWGTRWRRLQSGFVRSYAALMLVGVVLALVVVLATRV from the coding sequence ATGAACCTGACCAACCTTGCCTGGGTGCTGATCGCGGCACCGATGCTCGGCGCGGCAGTGCTGCTGCTCGCCGGCCGGCGCTCGAACCCCTGGGGGCACTGGCTCGGTGTGCTCGCCTCAGCCGTCTCGGCCGTGCTGGCGATCGGCATCCTGGTCGAGCTGCTCGGCCGATCCGCCGACGACCGAGTCAGCCAGATCACGCTGTACTCCTGGATCCCTGCCGGGGATCTGAACGTGGACGTCGGTCTGCTGATCGACCCGCTCTCGGTGACATTCGCGCTGCTGATCACCTTCGTCGGCACGCTGATCCACATCTATGCGGTGGCCTATATGGCCGACGATCCCGACCGGCGTCGGTTCTTCGCCTACCTGAACCTGTTCATCGCCTCGATGCTGGTGCTGGTGCTCGCCGACTCCTACGCCCTGCTGTTCCTCGGCTGGGAAGGGGTGGGACTGGCGTCCTACCTGCTGATCGGGTTCTGGAACCAGCGCACCGAGTACGCCGTGGCCGCGAACAAGGCCTTCTTCATGAACCGTGTCGGTGACATGGGCCTGCTGGTGGCGATGATGCTGATGTTCGCCACCTTCGGGGCGGTGGACTACGAGACGGTCTTCAACGCGGCCGACGGCACCAACGAGGGCGTGCTCACCGCCACCGGGCTGATGCTGCTCCTCGGCGCTTGCGGTAAGTCCGCCCAGTTCCCCCTGCAGGCCTGGCTGGGTGATGCGATGGCCGGCCCGACCCCGGTCTCCGCGCTCATCCACGCCGCCACGATGGTGACCGCCGGGGTCTATCTGGTGGTCCGTTCCGGACCGATCTTCGAGGGATCGGCGACGGCGCAGCTCGTGGTGGTCATCGTGGGTGCGGTGACGCTGTTGTTCGGGGCGATCGTGGGTTGTGCCAAGGACGACCTGAAGAAGGCGCTGGCAGCCTCCACGATGTCCCAGATCGGGTACATGATGCTCGCCGCCGGGCTCGGCCCGATCGGTTACGCGTTCGCGATCTTCCACCTGATCACCCACGGCTTCTTCAAGGCCGGGATGTTCCTCGGTGCCGGTTCGGTGATGCACGGCATGAACGACACGATCAACATGCGCGGCTTCGGCAACCTGTCCAAGTACATGAAGATCACCTGGATCACCTTCGCCGCCGGCTGGTTGGCCATCCTCGGTATCCCGCCGTTCTCCGGTTTCTGGTCCAAGGACAAGATCATCGAGACCGCGTTCGTCGGCGACGGCTGGCAGCCCTGGGTGTTCGGTAGCGTTGCGCTGCTCGGCGCCGGGATCACCGCGTTCTACATGTCCCGGCTGTTCTTCATGACCTTCCACGGCAAGGCCCGCTGGAACGACGGGAAGAACGACCTGCCCGGACCGGAGCAGCACCCGCACGAGTCCCCGGCGCTGATGACCATCCCGATGATCCTGCTCGCTGTCGGCTCGGTGGCCCTCGGTGGCCTGCTGATGATCGGTGACGCGTTCACCACCTGGCTGGAGCCGGTCACCGGGCACGTCGAGCACCATGCCCCCGTGCTGCCGGTGCCGGTGATCATGGCTGCCACTCTGGTGCTGGTCCTCCTCGGTGCGTTCCTCGCCTGGCGTCAGTACGCCGCCAGCCAGGTGCCGATCAGCCCACCGGCCGGCAGCTGGCTGACCCGCGCCGCCCGCGCGGACCTGTACCAGGACGCCACGAACGAGACCATGGTCGGCCGGCCGGGCGAGCACCTCACCCGGGTGCTCACCTACGCCGATACTGCCGTGGTCGACGGCGCCGTGAACGGGCTCGGGTCCGGAGCCGTGGGCTGGGGGACGCGTTGGCGCCGCCTGCAGAGCGGGTTCGTCCGGTCCTACGCCGCACTCATGCTCGTCGGTGTGGTGCTCGCCCTAGTCGTCGTCCTCGCTACGCGAGTCTGA
- the nuoK gene encoding NADH-quinone oxidoreductase subunit NuoK has product MSLINYLVLSGILFSIGTVAVLVRRNALVAFMGVELMLNAANLTLVTFARMHGDLHGQVLAFFVMVVAAAEVVIGLAIIVSIFRTRGSASLDDVNLLKN; this is encoded by the coding sequence GTGAGCCTGATCAACTACCTGGTGCTCTCCGGCATCCTGTTCAGCATCGGCACCGTGGCGGTCCTGGTGCGGCGCAACGCCCTGGTGGCGTTCATGGGTGTGGAGCTGATGCTGAACGCCGCCAACCTGACCCTGGTGACCTTCGCCCGGATGCACGGTGACCTGCACGGGCAGGTGCTCGCGTTCTTCGTCATGGTGGTGGCGGCCGCAGAGGTCGTGATCGGTCTGGCGATCATCGTGTCCATCTTCCGAACTCGCGGTTCGGCGTCGCTGGATGACGTCAACCTGCTGAAGAACTGA
- a CDS encoding NADH-quinone oxidoreductase subunit J, whose amino-acid sequence MTEQLVISTGEAVLFWVLAPLAVLGALSLLFARRPVHIAVSIAGVMVALAILYIALEAPFLGVAQIVVYTGAVMMLFLFVIMLVGVDSTESLTETLSGQRWVAVVGGVGLVALLIAVVTRAGFGAPVGLSAANAESNPAGVARIIFGDYIFPFELTAALLITAALGALVLSHRRRLGPKRGQREVVEAKLAAFKSGAGATSVISAPGPGVYARTNSADMPAIDAGGGALDASITTVLRVRGQVLRQSEATVQTARAAEIASGVPVIDAEEQDVPIDADASDQVTERSEPAQGSEPAQRSEPAQGSDAPEGSDSPEASEPTEASSAVDRSAESPPPGDAAETREGDEQ is encoded by the coding sequence ATGACCGAGCAGCTGGTGATCTCCACCGGTGAAGCCGTGCTGTTCTGGGTACTGGCCCCGCTGGCTGTGCTCGGAGCGCTCTCGCTGCTGTTCGCCCGGCGCCCGGTGCACATCGCGGTGAGCATCGCTGGGGTGATGGTGGCCCTGGCGATCCTGTACATCGCGCTGGAGGCACCGTTCCTGGGGGTGGCCCAGATCGTGGTCTACACCGGTGCGGTGATGATGCTGTTCCTGTTCGTGATCATGCTCGTGGGGGTGGACTCCACCGAGTCCCTCACCGAGACGCTCAGCGGGCAGCGGTGGGTCGCCGTGGTCGGGGGAGTGGGTCTGGTGGCCCTGCTGATCGCCGTGGTCACCCGCGCAGGGTTCGGTGCGCCGGTCGGCCTGAGTGCCGCGAACGCCGAGTCCAACCCGGCCGGGGTGGCCCGGATCATCTTCGGCGACTACATCTTCCCGTTCGAGCTGACCGCCGCCCTGCTGATCACTGCGGCGCTCGGCGCCCTGGTGCTGAGCCACCGCCGCCGCCTCGGCCCGAAGCGCGGGCAGCGCGAGGTGGTTGAGGCGAAGCTGGCCGCGTTCAAGTCCGGTGCGGGTGCCACCAGCGTGATCTCCGCACCCGGACCGGGTGTGTACGCGCGGACGAACTCGGCCGATATGCCCGCGATCGACGCCGGCGGCGGCGCACTGGACGCCTCGATCACCACGGTGCTGCGAGTGCGCGGCCAGGTGCTGCGGCAGTCGGAAGCCACGGTGCAGACCGCCCGGGCAGCTGAGATCGCCAGCGGGGTACCGGTCATCGATGCCGAGGAGCAGGACGTGCCGATCGACGCCGATGCCTCGGACCAGGTGACCGAGCGGAGCGAACCCGCCCAGGGGAGCGAACCCGCCCAGCGGAGCGAACCCGCCCAGGGGAGCGACGCGCCTGAGGGGAGCGACTCGCCCGAGGCGAGCGAACCGACCGAGGCGAGCTCCGCCGTCGACCGCTCTGCGGAGAGTCCACCGCCCGGTGACGCGGCCGAGACCCGCGAAGGAGACGAGCAGTGA
- the nuoI gene encoding NADH-quinone oxidoreductase subunit NuoI yields MAEKKGRKPGRSSSPAPSKGSSQEVSAAGDFDVDGDLDKNAVQEFFAPVAGFGVTMASLFSPVVTEQYPFEKKPTAPRYHGRHQLNRYADGLEKCIGCELCAWACPADAIYVEAGNNTAGAQYSPGERYGMVYQINYLRCIFCGLCIEACPTRALTMTNEYELAGQTRAGMIFEKDELLAPLRSGMLAAPHPMVEGSNDDDYYRNEVDGPTPSQVEWVRERRPEDPTLEAADAAARARGDQGGAR; encoded by the coding sequence ATGGCTGAGAAGAAGGGCCGCAAGCCCGGTCGCTCGTCGTCACCGGCGCCGAGCAAGGGTTCGTCCCAGGAGGTCAGCGCCGCCGGTGACTTCGACGTCGACGGTGACCTGGACAAGAACGCCGTCCAGGAGTTCTTCGCCCCGGTCGCCGGGTTCGGCGTCACGATGGCGTCGTTGTTCTCCCCGGTGGTCACCGAGCAGTACCCGTTCGAGAAGAAGCCCACGGCGCCGCGCTACCACGGCCGGCACCAGCTGAACCGGTACGCCGACGGCCTGGAGAAGTGCATCGGCTGCGAGCTGTGCGCCTGGGCCTGCCCGGCGGACGCCATCTACGTGGAGGCCGGGAACAACACCGCCGGCGCCCAGTACTCCCCGGGTGAGCGGTACGGCATGGTGTACCAGATCAACTATCTGCGCTGCATCTTCTGCGGACTGTGCATCGAGGCCTGCCCCACCCGGGCGCTGACGATGACCAACGAGTACGAGCTGGCCGGGCAGACCCGCGCCGGAATGATCTTCGAGAAGGACGAGCTGCTGGCTCCGCTACGCTCGGGGATGCTCGCCGCACCACACCCGATGGTCGAAGGCAGCAATGACGACGACTACTACCGCAATGAGGTGGACGGTCCCACTCCGAGCCAGGTGGAGTGGGTACGCGAACGCCGCCCGGAGGACCCCACCCTGGAGGCAGCCGACGCGGCGGCCCGCGCCCGCGGCGACCAGGGAGGAGCCCGATGA